In Nitrosarchaeum sp., a genomic segment contains:
- a CDS encoding GTP cyclohydrolase IIa, with translation MIQLSILKISGYGPWTLTLGSDREHALQMLQASLYQEIQKLFSEKNCLVFLNRADEFFAVSNGLTLEDHIEIQKNLENSFDIRLSMSIGYADSPFAANLKAYEGKKNEIFLNKEFSIFGFINGHSDNKVSIMHFDVENLTSKRKIISPYETTSIIFSLYAKMSKFFLQKNSLTFFMGGDNFMVVANDEAKQSVKDFIALIKNEDNITLNCGIGNAKNARDAVKLATKSLDTIREIRDSGKEKPTVYELSC, from the coding sequence ATGATTCAACTTAGTATATTGAAGATTAGTGGATATGGTCCATGGACTCTAACTCTTGGTAGTGACAGGGAACATGCACTTCAAATGCTTCAGGCATCCTTATATCAAGAAATTCAAAAATTGTTCTCAGAAAAAAATTGTCTTGTTTTTTTAAATAGAGCGGATGAATTTTTTGCAGTTTCTAATGGATTAACACTGGAGGATCATATTGAAATTCAGAAAAATCTTGAAAATTCTTTTGATATACGATTATCCATGTCTATTGGTTATGCTGATTCCCCATTTGCTGCAAATCTGAAAGCATATGAAGGTAAAAAAAATGAGATCTTTCTAAACAAGGAATTTTCAATTTTTGGATTTATTAATGGTCATTCTGATAACAAAGTATCCATAATGCATTTTGATGTAGAGAATCTTACATCAAAAAGAAAAATAATTTCTCCTTATGAAACTACTTCCATAATTTTTAGTCTATATGCAAAAATGTCAAAATTTTTTCTACAAAAAAATTCTCTCACATTTTTTATGGGTGGAGATAATTTTATGGTTGTTGCAAACGATGAAGCTAAACAATCCGTTAAAGATTTCATTGCATTAATTAAAAATGAAGATAATATTACTTTGAATTGTGGAATAGGTAATGCCAAAAATGCTAGAGATGCTGTAAAACTTGCAACAAAATCTCTTGATACAATAAGAGAAATTAGAGATTCAGGAAAAGAAAAACCAACTGTGTATGAATTATCATGCTAA
- the ribB gene encoding 3,4-dihydroxy-2-butanone-4-phosphate synthase: MSLESGIESLKRGEFVLLFDSAGRENEIDMVVAAEFVTPEHVARMRQHAGGLLCIAIEHNFANSLELRYMHEILANSTISNKEMIMGLAPYGDHPTFSISVNHYQTYTGITDKDRSLTIREMANIFKVENKKKKFVSSFKTPGHVPLLIASEGLLSKRQGHTEMSVYLSKIAGLTPVTAICEMMDAQTYTALSVDKAEKYAKQNAIPLIDGKELLEFAKVH, translated from the coding sequence ATGTCTCTTGAATCTGGGATTGAATCATTAAAACGTGGTGAGTTTGTATTATTATTTGATTCTGCAGGAAGAGAAAATGAAATAGATATGGTAGTTGCTGCAGAATTTGTAACTCCAGAACATGTTGCAAGGATGCGACAACATGCAGGTGGACTTTTATGTATTGCAATTGAGCATAATTTTGCAAATTCTCTAGAATTACGATACATGCATGAAATTTTAGCAAACTCCACAATTTCTAATAAAGAAATGATCATGGGACTTGCTCCATATGGTGATCATCCAACATTTTCAATTTCAGTTAATCATTATCAAACTTATACTGGTATAACAGACAAAGACAGATCATTGACAATAAGAGAAATGGCAAATATTTTCAAGGTAGAAAACAAAAAGAAAAAATTTGTTTCTTCTTTTAAAACACCTGGTCATGTTCCATTATTAATTGCCTCAGAAGGATTATTATCAAAAAGACAAGGTCATACCGAAATGTCTGTATACCTTAGTAAAATTGCAGGATTAACTCCAGTTACTGCAATTTGTGAAATGATGGATGCTCAAACCTATACTGCTTTATCTGTTGATAAGGCAGAAAAATATGCAAAACAAAATGCAATTCCATTAATTGATGGAAAAGAATTATTAGAATTTGCTAAGGTGCATTAA
- the ribH gene encoding 6,7-dimethyl-8-ribityllumazine synthase has product MNIAIVVSEFNEEVTFRMLSVAEEKVKKMKLKINYICKVPGAFDMPIVIDALLQKNDVDGVVTLGAIIKGQTKHDEVIAHSTANALTALSIKYQKPVSLGITGPGMQDRHAYARIRPVAERAVESVVKIFNELKRIQK; this is encoded by the coding sequence TTGAATATTGCAATAGTGGTTTCGGAATTCAATGAAGAGGTGACGTTTAGGATGCTTTCTGTTGCAGAGGAAAAAGTAAAAAAAATGAAATTAAAAATAAATTATATTTGTAAAGTTCCAGGTGCATTTGATATGCCTATAGTTATTGACGCACTGTTACAAAAAAATGATGTTGATGGAGTAGTTACTCTTGGTGCAATAATTAAAGGACAAACTAAACATGATGAAGTAATTGCACATTCTACGGCAAATGCGCTTACAGCATTGTCTATTAAATATCAAAAACCTGTGTCTTTAGGAATAACTGGGCCTGGAATGCAGGATAGGCATGCATATGCCAGAATTCGACCAGTAGCAGAACGTGCAGTGGAATCAGTTGTAAAAATCTTCAATGAATTAAAAAGGATTCAAAAATGA
- a CDS encoding 2,5-diamino-6-(ribosylamino)-4(3H)-pyrimidinone 5'-phosphate reductase yields MEKSRPHVILSAAISIDGKIATRFGDSKLSSKKDKIRIHKLRSKVDAILVGKNTVQRDDPLLTVRYVKGKNPIRIILDSRGTININSKILQTSNKIPTIIAVSKKISKSNLKKLKKFPVEIIMTGENSVNIKSLMNRLSKRKIKNILVEGGGTVNWQFIYDDLFDEILIAISPFIIGGTDAITFVQGKGFDKIKKSPRLRLNTIKKLENYLILHYTKV; encoded by the coding sequence ATGGAAAAATCTAGACCCCATGTAATTTTAAGTGCAGCCATTTCTATTGATGGAAAAATTGCTACACGATTCGGGGATTCAAAACTATCTTCGAAAAAAGATAAAATAAGAATTCATAAACTTCGTTCAAAAGTTGATGCAATTCTTGTAGGAAAAAATACAGTTCAAAGAGATGATCCACTGCTTACAGTAAGATACGTAAAGGGAAAAAATCCTATAAGAATAATTTTAGATTCAAGAGGAACAATTAACATTAATTCAAAAATTTTACAAACATCTAATAAAATTCCAACTATTATTGCTGTTTCAAAAAAAATTAGTAAATCAAATTTAAAAAAATTAAAAAAATTTCCAGTTGAAATTATAATGACTGGTGAAAACTCAGTGAACATAAAATCTTTAATGAATCGTCTAAGTAAAAGAAAAATTAAAAATATTTTGGTAGAAGGCGGTGGTACTGTTAACTGGCAATTTATTTATGATGATCTATTTGATGAAATTTTGATTGCTATTTCTCCATTTATTATTGGAGGAACTGATGCAATCACATTTGTTCAAGGAAAAGGTTTTGATAAAATCAAAAAATCCCCTAGACTCAGATTAAATACAATAAAAAAACTTGAAAATTACCTCATTTTGCATTATACAAAAGTGTAA
- a CDS encoding amidohydrolase family protein — translation MLIKNVSVLLGKELDFVPKIDIKIQDSRFKQIKSNIEEKTNDESFDCEGLLLIPGFVNCHTHIGDSIGKDVVLNSSVDKRIHPVSGVKPLILKNTEKNHLASFMKYSCQSMINKGITTFVDFREGGFEGVLLLKQILSKLQIRGIILGRLEFYQGTSEIKKNKPMPKTKMNELIELLKKCDGIGVSGANENSLSVLNYYSSTPKLRAIHSSETKQSVSKSKKITGISETTRALTMKPHFLVHMTHASLNDLRSASKKTSGIVICPRANAALAEGIPDIELMKKVGCTIGLGTDNVMINSPDMFREMDYLWKVTMGIHKKRIEPKEILKMATVNGGKILNKDIGVIEIGKLADGIFINKHSLDLEPMHNIHASIVHRASESNIRAVMIGGKIVHGKI, via the coding sequence ATGCTAATCAAAAATGTCAGTGTTCTATTAGGTAAAGAATTAGATTTTGTTCCAAAAATCGATATAAAAATACAAGATTCAAGATTTAAACAAATAAAATCTAATATTGAAGAGAAAACAAACGATGAATCGTTTGATTGTGAAGGTTTACTGTTAATTCCAGGATTTGTAAACTGTCATACTCATATAGGCGATTCTATAGGAAAAGATGTTGTTCTAAATAGTTCTGTTGACAAAAGAATTCATCCTGTGTCTGGTGTAAAACCATTAATTCTAAAAAATACTGAAAAAAATCATCTAGCAAGTTTTATGAAATATTCCTGTCAGTCTATGATAAATAAAGGAATTACAACTTTTGTAGATTTTCGAGAAGGTGGATTTGAAGGTGTTTTACTACTAAAACAAATTCTATCTAAATTACAAATACGTGGAATTATTCTTGGTAGATTAGAATTCTATCAAGGAACATCTGAAATAAAAAAAAACAAACCTATGCCCAAAACTAAAATGAATGAGCTTATAGAATTATTAAAAAAATGTGATGGAATTGGAGTGAGTGGAGCAAATGAAAACAGCTTGTCTGTACTAAATTACTACTCTTCCACGCCTAAACTTCGTGCTATTCATTCATCTGAAACAAAACAAAGTGTTTCTAAATCCAAAAAGATTACCGGAATATCTGAAACCACACGTGCACTTACAATGAAACCCCATTTTTTGGTACATATGACACATGCATCATTAAATGATCTGCGCTCTGCATCAAAAAAAACTTCTGGAATAGTAATTTGCCCAAGAGCAAACGCTGCACTTGCTGAAGGAATTCCTGATATTGAGTTAATGAAAAAAGTTGGTTGTACTATAGGATTAGGTACTGATAATGTGATGATTAATTCACCAGATATGTTTAGAGAGATGGATTATTTGTGGAAAGTAACAATGGGTATTCATAAAAAAAGAATAGAGCCAAAAGAAATTTTAAAAATGGCTACTGTGAATGGTGGAAAAATTTTGAATAAAGATATTGGAGTAATTGAAATTGGTAAACTTGCGGATGGTATTTTTATCAACAAACATTCATTAGACTTAGAGCCAATGCATAATATTCACGCATCTATAGTTCATAGAGCATCCGAATCTAATATTCGTGCTGTGATGATTGGAGGTAAAATAGTTCATGGAAAAATCTAG